One Euphorbia lathyris chromosome 1, ddEupLath1.1, whole genome shotgun sequence DNA segment encodes these proteins:
- the LOC136225102 gene encoding carboxylesterase 1-like: MAENQTIPINSSFPDLRKLIVSNPDGSYTRLLQLPTVPPNSSSSHVLTKDIQINSVNKTWLRIYLPRHILDSSSNRLPLLVYYHGGGFIFTTADSTINHDFCIIMSQRIDAVIVSVEYRCAPEHRLPAAYDDAFEALEFIKSSQEDWLTQFTDVSRCFLMGTSAGGNIAYHTGLRVCRSGRELEPLKIQGLVLHHPYFGGLERTGSELKMGNECSFPLDGNDFLWEFSLPVGSDRDHEYCNPMGSSTNSCQFIREAGLRILVLGCYGDPLIDRHMEFAKMLEDKGVMTVAHFSEGCHGAELMDSSKAELLFLILKDFFFSGMQ, translated from the coding sequence ATGGCAGAAAACCAAACAATTCCCATTAATTCTTCTTTTCCTGATCTCAGAAAATTGATCGTTTCAAATCCAGATGGAAGCTACACTCGTCTTCTTCAACTTCCTACTGTACCTCCAAATTCATCTTCCTCTCATGTCCTAACTAAAGACATCCAAATTAACTCTGTTAACAAAACATGGCTCAGAATTTATCTTCCTCGCCACATACTTGATTCTTCATCCAACCGCCTCCCTCTCTTAGTCTATTATCACGGCGGCGGCTTTATTTTCACCACTGCAGATTCAACCATTAACCATGACTTCTGCATCATCATGTCTCAACGGATTGATGCTGTTATAGTCTCCGTTGAGTATCGTTGTGCGCCTGAACACCGCCTTCCGGCTGCATACGACGACGCTTTTGAGGCACTGGAATTTATCAAGTCTTCTCAAGAGGATTGGTTGACTCAATTTACTGATGTATCCAGATGTTTTCTTATGGGCACTAGTGCTGGTGGAAACATTGCGTATCATACGGGGCTCCGAGTGTGTAGATCGGGTCGGGAGTTGGAGCCATTGAAGATTCAAGGATTAGTACTTCATCATCCGTACTTTGGCGGGTTGGAAAGAACTGGGTCGGAGCTGAAAATGGGTAACGAGTGTAGTTTTCCGCTAGATGGGAATGATTTTTTGTGGGAATTTTCTTTGCCGGTCGGGTCGGATAGGGATCATGAGTACTGTAATCCGATGGGTTCAAGTACAAACTCGTGCCAATTTATTCGGGAAGCGGGTTTGCGGATACTTGTGTTGGGTTGTTATGGGGATCCATTGATTGATCGACATATGGAATTTGCTAAAATGTTGGAAGATAAGGGTGTGATGACTGTAGCCCATTTTAGTGAAGGTTGTCATGGTGCGGAATTGATGGATTCGTCCAAAGCTGAGTTACTATTTCTTATTTTgaaagacttttttttttccgGAATGCAATGA